The region AGAAGCGAATATTAATGTGGATATGATTAGTCAAACGGGACCGATTAATGGGATCGTTAATCTTTCTTTTACTGCATCAACAGACGATTATGATGTCATCAAGGAAGTCATGCAACAACTAAAAAAACAGTATCAAGAAATTGACATTGAACTTGAAGATGATATTACAAAAGTCTCAGTGATTGGGGTTGGAATGTTGAATCAAAGTGGAGTAACGGAAAAAATATTTAGAATTCTAGCTAATCATCATATCTCATTTAGACAGGTAACGACATCTGAAATCAGCATTTCCTATACCATCAATAAAAAGGATAAGGCAACAACAGTTGCTGTTTTAGCCGGAGAATTAGGCTTATAACTTAGGGGAGTGATTAATTTGAAAAAAGTAAATGTTGCAATTGTAGGGGCGACTGGATTAGTTGGGCAAACTTTTTTAAAGGTACTCGAGGAGCGTCAGTTTCCGATTAATCATTTATTTCTACTAGCATCAAGTCGCTCGGTTGGAAAAAAAATCGAGTTTGCTGGAAAAGTTTACACGGTAGAAGAGTTAACACCAGATTCCTTTAATAAAGACATTGATATCGCGTTATTTTCAGCAGGTGGAAGCGTCAGCAAAAAGTATGCACCGATTGCTGCGGCTCATGGTATACGTGTTGTTGATAACTCGAGTGCTTGGCGAATGAATGACAAGATTCCTTTAGTCGTGCCAGAGGTTAATGCGAATGTATTAACGGAGGATGATTATATTATTGCAAATCCAAACTGCTCAACCATTCAATGCGTCGTGCCGTTACAAGTATTGCATAAAGCTTATCAAATTAAACGAATTGTCTATTCAACGTATCAGGCTGTATCAGGTTCAGGTGTGAAAGGATTAAGGGATTTAGAAAGTGATATTCAAGGAGAAAGAGTGTCATTTTATCCGCATCCGATTGCCTATAATTGTCTACCTCATATCGATGATTTTTTAGATAACGGATATACAAAAGAAGAAATGAAAATGGTTAATGAAACGAGAAAAATTCTTGGAGATAATAACCTAAAAATTACAGCCACCACAGTTCGAGTACCTGTTAGATTTGGACATAGTATTGCCATTAATGTCGAGCTTGAACACCCTTTTGAATTAGAAGAGGTAGTTGAAAAATTAAGAGCGGCTGAGGGAATTGTAGTAGTAGATGATGTTGCAAACAATGAATATCCACTTGCTCTTTGTGCTGAGGGAAAAGATGAAGTGTTTGTCGGACGAATTCGTCGTGATTTTAGTGTTGAAAATGGATTAAATTTATGGGTAGTTGCCGATAACATAAGAAAAGGAGCGGCGACAAATACCGTTCAAATTGCACAGCAATTATTAAAATACTTATAAATGTAGCTTTTTACGCAGAAAGAGTTGAACTAGGATGACTAAATTTATTGGAGCAGGAGTCGCATTAATTACGCCGTTTAAAAATGAGGAAGTAGATTACGAAGCTCTTCGCGCTTTGATTGAATGGCATATTCAAAATTCCACAGATGCCATTATTGTTTGCGGAACAACTGGTGAATCTGCCACGATGAGTGATACAGAGCGAAAAACGGTGATTAAGTTTACGGTAGAAGTTGTAAAATCTCGTATTCCGGTCATTGCTGGAAGTGGGAGCAATAATACGCCCTACGCGATTGAATTGAGTCGGTATTGTGAATCAGTTGGCGTAGATGGTTTGCTTGTCGTGACACCTTATTATAATAAGGCAACAGATTTAGGACTGATCAAACATTATGAAGCTATCGCGTCATCGGTTAAGATTCCAATTATTTTATATAATGTTCCCTCAAGAACAGGAGTTAATTTGAAACCACATGTAGTGAAACAACTGAGCGGGATTAAAAATATTATTGGAATTAAGGAAGCGAGCGGTGATTTTTCACAAGTTGCTGAAATCATGAGATTATGTGGTTCTGATTTTGCGATGTACAGTGGAAATGATGATATGATTGTTCCCATTTTATCGCTTGGCGGAGTCGGTGTAATTTCCGTCGTGAGTAATATTTTACCTAAAGAAACGCATGAACTAGTCATGAGTTATTTACAAGGTGATACGAATAAAGCTTTAAGGTTACAACTTGCGATGAAGTCATTGATTGATGCTTTATTTATCGAAGTAAATCCAATCCCGATCAAAACAGCTATGAATTTGCTGGGAATGAAGGCCGGAACTTTGAGATTACCTTTATGTGAGATGACAGAAGAACATGCAAAAATACTTAAAGAAGAACTTACAGCTTATGGAAAGTGGCACGAGGTGAAGTAACATGATTAGAATTGGACTTAGTGGATGTTTAGGGACGATGGGACAAATTATCAGTGAGTTGATTGAACAACAAGATGGGGTAGAGCTAGTGTTTGGAATTGATAAGCGAGCGGGAGAGATTGACGTTTTGTATCCAGTTTTCTCTTTACCAAAGGAAGTTAACCTCTCATGTGATGTCATCATTGATTTTTCAAATGCGGGCAATGTCGATGATTTAATTGATTATTGTATCTCGAATCAGGTGGCGGCTGTTATTGCTACAACAGGGTTAAGTGAGAAGCAAGAAGAAAAGATTAAAGAGGCAGCACGCATCATTCCGATTTTTAGATCGGCCAATACATCGCTTGGAATCAATGTGTTACTTGATTTAGTGAAGAAGGCAACAAGTATTTTAAGTGATAATTTTGATATTGAGATCATTGAAAAACATCATAATAAAAAAGTTGATGCACCGAGTGGAACAGCATATATGATTGCGAGTACGATTAATGAGGAGCTCCATCATTCGATGAAATATAATTATGGCCGTCAAGGAAATGACTCAAAGCGTTTAGAAAATGAAATTGGAATTCATTCAGTTCGTGGTGGAACCATTCCCGGGGAACATATCGTTATTTTTGCTGGCTTAGATGAAGTTATTGAAATCAAACATACTGCATTATCAAAAAAAATATTTGCAAAGCAAGCTATTAAAGCAGCTGAGTTTATTGCCCATAATAAACCACAGTTATATAACATGGGAGATTTAATGAATCAATACTAGGGGGGATTTTTTAGTGATGAAGGAAAAACAGTTATTAACTGATCCATATGAAATTGCACACTTTATTAAAGAAGCAAAAAAAAGTACACCGGTTAAACTTTATATCAAGGGTGACTTAGAAGGTGTGGAGTTTCCGAACTGTAAAGTATTTGGCGAAGGTCATTTTAAAATCGTATTTGGTGAATATAGCGAGATTGAATCTATTTTAGAAAAACATCAAGCTAAGATTGAGTACTATGAAATGGAAAATGACCGTCGTAATTCAGCCATTCCAATATTAGATTTGAAACAGATTAAAGCACGAATTGAACCAGGTGCTATTATTCGAGATCATGTGACGATTGGTGAAAATGCCGTTATTATGATGGGGGCTGTCATTAATATTGGAGCCGAAATCGGTGAAAATACAATGATTGATATGAATGCTGTCGTGGGAGCTCGAGGAACAATT is a window of Turicibacter sanguinis DNA encoding:
- a CDS encoding aspartate-semialdehyde dehydrogenase, whose protein sequence is MINLKKVNVAIVGATGLVGQTFLKVLEERQFPINHLFLLASSRSVGKKIEFAGKVYTVEELTPDSFNKDIDIALFSAGGSVSKKYAPIAAAHGIRVVDNSSAWRMNDKIPLVVPEVNANVLTEDDYIIANPNCSTIQCVVPLQVLHKAYQIKRIVYSTYQAVSGSGVKGLRDLESDIQGERVSFYPHPIAYNCLPHIDDFLDNGYTKEEMKMVNETRKILGDNNLKITATTVRVPVRFGHSIAINVELEHPFELEEVVEKLRAAEGIVVVDDVANNEYPLALCAEGKDEVFVGRIRRDFSVENGLNLWVVADNIRKGAATNTVQIAQQLLKYL
- the dapA gene encoding 4-hydroxy-tetrahydrodipicolinate synthase, which gives rise to MTKFIGAGVALITPFKNEEVDYEALRALIEWHIQNSTDAIIVCGTTGESATMSDTERKTVIKFTVEVVKSRIPVIAGSGSNNTPYAIELSRYCESVGVDGLLVVTPYYNKATDLGLIKHYEAIASSVKIPIILYNVPSRTGVNLKPHVVKQLSGIKNIIGIKEASGDFSQVAEIMRLCGSDFAMYSGNDDMIVPILSLGGVGVISVVSNILPKETHELVMSYLQGDTNKALRLQLAMKSLIDALFIEVNPIPIKTAMNLLGMKAGTLRLPLCEMTEEHAKILKEELTAYGKWHEVK
- the dapB gene encoding 4-hydroxy-tetrahydrodipicolinate reductase; this encodes MIRIGLSGCLGTMGQIISELIEQQDGVELVFGIDKRAGEIDVLYPVFSLPKEVNLSCDVIIDFSNAGNVDDLIDYCISNQVAAVIATTGLSEKQEEKIKEAARIIPIFRSANTSLGINVLLDLVKKATSILSDNFDIEIIEKHHNKKVDAPSGTAYMIASTINEELHHSMKYNYGRQGNDSKRLENEIGIHSVRGGTIPGEHIVIFAGLDEVIEIKHTALSKKIFAKQAIKAAEFIAHNKPQLYNMGDLMNQY
- the dapD gene encoding 2,3,4,5-tetrahydropyridine-2,6-dicarboxylate N-acetyltransferase codes for the protein MMKEKQLLTDPYEIAHFIKEAKKSTPVKLYIKGDLEGVEFPNCKVFGEGHFKIVFGEYSEIESILEKHQAKIEYYEMENDRRNSAIPILDLKQIKARIEPGAIIRDHVTIGENAVIMMGAVINIGAEIGENTMIDMNAVVGARGTIGKNVHIGAGSVIAGVLEPPSKTPVIIEDDVMIGANAVILEGVRVGKGAVVAAGAVVTEDVLPNTVVAGMPAKVIKQKDEQTKDKVKILEDLR